Below is a window of Euzebyales bacterium DNA.
TCCTGCACGGCCGCCGGGTGTGCGACGCCCGACGGCCGCGGTGCGGCGACTGCACGGTCGAGCCACTCTGCCCCTCGTCGCTGATCGCCGGCAGGCGCGACAAGGCGGGCCAGGCCATGGGTCTGGGCTGACCGCACATGCCGACCGGGGCAGCCGTGCCGGGTGGCTCAGCGGCGCGCGGCGACGACCCGCTCGGTTACGACGAGTGCCACCGCGACGATGACGGAGAACAGCGCCGCCCAGCGACGATCGGCCAGCGGGGGATCGCGGGAGGGCTCGCCGTCGGCCTTCAGCTGCGCGTCGTCGGCACGGATGACAGCGACCTCGCCGGTCTGATCCACCCGGTGGAAGGTCCCTCGCACCTCGAGCACGTCGCCCCGGGTCTGTGGCCCGCCGACGAACGAGATGAGGTCCACCGCTCGGTGCGGTAGGAGGACCCCCACGCCGGCATTGCCCCCGCGGTAGTCGCGGTGCGCGGGCAGTGGCCCCTGCAGCTCGGCGTACACGTCGTCGTTCAGCTGGGTCCAGACCCCCGCATCCCGTTCGAGGAGCGCGCCGACGACCTCACCCCGGTACACGATCTCGCGGCCGTCGTACGTCTCGGGGCAGTCGAAGAGGTTGTTGCTGCTCACGCGCACCGGTGTCGTGGGCCGCACGTCCGACACCCGTCGCTGGCCCTCGCGCGGCAGGGGGTCGGGGCACACCACCTCGTCGCGGGGGTCGGCCCCCACCAGCTGCGCCTCCGGGATGTCGCTGGACTGGGCGTGGGGGTGGCGCAGGACCTCGCCCGCGGTGATCACCGCGGCCAACAGCGCGGCCAGGCCCAGCGCGGCGATCGTGACCCTCCTCCGCGGGACGGGACGCCGTCCGATCGGCGTGCTCATGGGCGGGCCGCCGTCGATCTCATACCCGGCCCCGGACGATGGCGAGCAGGTAGCCGAGCAGGGTGAAGACCGCGATGAACTCCAGGCGGCCGATCACCATCTGGGCGGTGTAGACGACCTTCAGTGGCCACTCCAGGTCGGGGCGGACGAGGCCCACCGACAGGCCGCCCGACGACGCCGCCGCCGTGCTCTCGAACAGCGTCAGTTGCAGCTCGTAGCCGTAGAACAGGCCGAGCAGGCCGCCGGTGAAGTACAGGACGAGCCACAGAAGCAGGATGGTGGCAGCCGCCCGCACCTGGTTGTCGGTCAGCGTCTTGCGGCCGCTGGAGTGGAAGGTGGTCACCACGATCGCATCCTCGGGCAGCAGCACCTTCTGCACGTCGCGGATCACGCCTTTGAGGATCAGGCCGATCCGCATCGCCTTGATGCCGCCCGCGGTCGAGCCCGCCATCCCTCCGAACGCCATCGCGGTGACCAGCACGGCGGGCGCCAGCACACCCCAGTCGGTCACGTACAGCCGGCCGGGCACGGTCGCCAGGCCCGTGGTCGTGTGCGCGCTCACCACCTGGAAGAAGCCCTGGCGCATCATCACGCCGGGCTCGGTGAACGTGCCCGTCCGCGCGAGTCCCACGGCGAGGATCGCGAACATGATCAGCGTCGACGTCGCGATCGTCCGTGTCTCGATGTTGTACACGAGCTCGGACCGGCGTCCGAGCCACAGCTGGTAGTGCAGCGCGAAGCTGAAGGCGCCGGCGGTCATGATCGGCAGCAGCACGGCCTCGACGTAGACCGACCGGTAGAAGGCCACGCTCGACGACTGGGTGGCGAACCCGCCGGTGTCGAACGCCGCCATGAACAGGTTGGCGCCGTGGTACAGCGCGGTCGACGGCTGCAGCCCCGCACCGACCAGGGCGATCCACAGCAGCGTCGTGCCGATCAGCGCGTAGATCAGCGCCACCCGCCAGATGAACCGCGAGGTGCGGATCACGTTCGGCAGGATCTTCTCCTCACGGCCCTCACCCGTGTAGAGGTAACCGATGCGGCCGCCGGCGCTGGCCAGGATCGTCAGGACGACGACGACGATGCCCTGGCCGCCGATGAACTGCATCAGGTGGCGCCACAGGTTGACGCTGCGTGCCATGTGGTCCAGGTCGTTGGCGAGGGTCAGGCCGATGGTTGCGAAGCCGCTCATCGACTCGAAGTAGGCGTCGAGGTAGGACGCGTAGTGGCCCGACAGCAGCAGTGGGAGGCCGGCGAAGATCGGCGCCAGCAGCCACGACAGCGCAACGGTCGCCAGGCCGTGGCTGGTCGACATCGGCTCCCAAGTGTACAGAAGCAGCTCGGTCGTGCGCCCGACGGAGATCGCCAGCGCGGCGGCGAGGAGGAACGCGTAGAGCTCGTTGCGCTCGCCGAGCGCGACAGCCATGACCGCGGGGATCAGCATCGCCACGCCGACGCCGAACAGGACCTTGCCGGTGTAGAAGCCGATCAGGCTGAAGTCGCGACGATCCGGACGGAAGAGCATGGCGGTCAGTAGATCGACGTGACGACGAACGCGATGGCGGTGCACACCGCCGCAACGGCCACGGTCGCCAGGGCGACCGCGGCGATGCCCAGCGCGGCGCCGTGCAGCGGCGACCGGCGCCAGCGCTCCTGCAGCCGGTCGACGGACGGGAGGGACCAGTGCGCCACCGGCTACTCCCAGCCGTCGCTCAGGACGGCCGCCCGCAGCTCGTCCTCGAACTCCGGGGTCGTCAACGCGATCACCTGGTCGCCGGGCAGCAGCTTGGTGTCACCGCGCGGGATCACGACCTGTTCGACGCCGTCGACCATCCGGAAGATGCAGACGAGCACGGATTCGCGTGGCAGCGTGAGGTCGGCGACCGAGCGTGGCCGGTAGCGGCCCGCCGAAGGCAGGTCGATCTCGACCAGGTTCACCTTTCCGGCGCGCAGCGTGTACAGGTGGATCAGCTCGCCGACCGTCAGTTCCTCGCGGATCAGGCGCGAGATCAGCGAGGTGGTCGAGACCGCCTCGATGTTCATGCGGTCGAAGATCTCCTCGTTGTGCGGGGCGTTGACCCGGGCGATCGCGCGAGGCACCGAGAAGGACGCCAGGGCGAGCTGGCACGCGACGAAGTTGTCGTCGTCGTCGTGGGTCGTGGCGACGAACACATCGGCGCGTTCGAGCCGCGCCTGCTCGAGGTAACGGACCTCGCACGCGTCGCCGTGGATGACCAGCAGGTCGTGGTCGCGCAGCAGCTCCTCGCAGCGGTCCTCGATCAGCTCGATGATCGTCACCTCGTGGTGATCCGCGAGCAGGTCGACGGCGATGGACCGCCCCACCTTGCCGCCTCCGGCGATCACGATGTACATGTCAGACCCGTCTCGAGGTCGCGGGACTCGTCAGCAGGCCGCGGGCGCGCCGTCCGGTGCGCCCGCCGCGGATGGCGGCGACCAGCAGGTCGTCGTGGACGAGCCGATCCCGGCCGGCCGGGATGCGGGTGCGCCCGTCACGCTCGACGGCTGCGATCCGCAGGTCGCCTCGCGCCTGCATCTCGCTGACCGTGATGCCGTGGCCCTTCTCGGTGACCACGAGCTCGACGATGTCGACCTCGCCCTGCGTGAACCCCACGTGTGGCGGGAACGTGTCGATGTCGAGCTGCTTCATGATCGCCCTGGCCACCAGGCGGGTGCCCGACACGTAGGTCACGCCGATCTTGCGGTACGACTCCTCGCGCTGGGGGTTGAACAGCCGGGCGACCGTGACGCGGACGTCGAACAGCTCCCGCGCGATCTGCACGGCCATCAGGTTGGCGTTGTCGAGGTTCGTCACGGCCGCCAGCGCGTTGGCGTTGTCGATGCCGGCGCTCTGCAGCGTGTCCTTGTTGATGATGTTGCCGATCAGCGTCTCGCCGTTGAAGGCGCTGCCGATGCGGTCGAACGCCTCGGGATCCGCATCGATGACGACGACGTCGTGCCCCCCGCGCGCAAGCTGCTCCGCCAGTTGCGCACCGACCCGTCCGCATCCGCCGATGATCACATGCACACTGGCGTCTCCTGTCGTGTTCGACGCGGATGCGGTCGATGATCGGCTTCCGCGGCCCGGCCCGCAACGGGTGGCTGGACCTGCCGGCGGGTGCGGGGGCGACGGGTCGGTGGCCGTGTCAACGGAGCCCCGCGGAGCCTGTCCACCCACGCAGTATGCCACCATTCGGACCACGCGGGACCGCGGCAGAACAGGTCTCGCGTGGTACATGGGTGACTGGGTTCGCTGCACGGCTCGGCGCGGTGCTCCCCGCCGGTCCCCGGGCGTCAGGTCGGTGGCGCGGCGATAGGGTGGGGCGTGTGAGTGCAACCCATCCGTCGACGGACGCGCCTCCGCGCATGGTGCTGCTCGCGGCGCCACGCGGCTTCTGCGCGGGCGTCGACCGTGCCATCACAATCGTCGAGCTCGCCCTCGACGCGCACGGCCCCCCGGTGTACGTGCGCCATGCGATCGTCCACAACACGCACGTCGTCGCCGACCTCGAGGCGAAGGGCGCCGTGTTCGTGGAGGACGAGTCGGAGGTCCCCGAGGGGGCGCTGGTCGTGTTCAGCGCCCATGGCGTACCGCCGTCGGTGCGCGTGCGCAGCGCCGAGCGGGGCCTGCAGATGCTCGACGCTACCTGCCCGCTGGTGACCAAGGTCCACTACGAGGCGCGCGAGTACGCCGACCGCGGCTACGACATCGTCCTGATCGGTCACGCCGGCCATCAGGAGGTCATCGGCACGATGGGTCACGCGCCCGACGCGATCCACCTCGTCGAGACGTCCGAGGACGTCGCGGCGCTGGAGCTCGACGACCCCGACCGCGTCGCCTACATCTCCCAGACGACCCTGTCGGTCGACGACGCCAACCGGGTCATCGCCGCCCTGCGTCAGCGCTTCCCCAACGCACGGGGTCCTCGCGGGGATGACATCTGCTACGCGACCCAGAACCGTCAGGACGCGGTGCGCGTCCTCGCGGAGCGCGCAGACCTCGTGCTCGTCGTCGGATCAGACACGTCGTCGAACTCCAAGCGCATGGTCGAGGTCGCGCTCGAGCACGGCGCGCCCGAGGCGCGGCTGATCGACACTGCGTCCGCGCTCGACCCCGCCTGGCTCGACGGTGTCGACACCATCGGCCTGACGTCGGGTGCCAGCGCACCGGAGGTGCTCGTCGACGAGGTCATCCGCGCGCTGATGGCACAGCCACGCGGCGCGTCGGTTGAGGCGCTCGACGTCGTCGACGAGCAGATGCACTTCGCGCTGCCTGCGTCGCTGCGGCGACTGCAGCTCGCTGGCACGCAGTAGGGACCACGTCGGACCTACCGCACGCCCTGGTCGTACTCGTGCATCGCTCACGATCAGGCCCGCCGGATCCGTGAGGTAGCAGCCCCGGCCCACGCCGGGGACCGTGAACGGCGCAACCACGACCGTCCCTCCGTGGTCCTCGATGACTGGCTGCACGCGGTCCAGCAGTCCACCGTGATGACCGGCACCGTCCTCAGCGTGCCGTCGCATGCGGTGAGGATGCCGGCGTCGACGCCCGCGCCGTCTGCCGGCGCGACGACGTAGTCGGGGTCGGCGAACGGCTGGGGGTCCTACCCGAAGACATCGGCGAAGAAAGTCGCGGTGGTGGCCCGGTCCGCCGAGCAGCTCGACGTGGTCCACGTGCTGTGTCATGGGGATCCCTGTGCTGTCGTCATCGACCCGACCCGACGAGGCACCCCGGACCAGACCGGCCTCACGCAGGATGCGAAGGTGCCGCGAGGCGGCCGGCTGGCTGATCCTGAACGGCGCCAAGCTGGCCGGCCGTCGCGGGACCTGCCGTCAGGCGCGACACCGGCGTCGTCAGCGCTCCGGTGCCGACGCCCGGCCGAGGCTCAGACGGCGAGCCCGTCGACCTCCCGCGCCTGCGCGATGTCCGCCTGGGTGACGCCGCCCGCCGAGTGCGTGATGTAGGTCACGGTCACGGTGTCCCAGCTGATCGCGAGGTCGGGGTGGTGACCCACCTGCTCGGCGTGCTCGGCCAACCGGTTGACGAACGCGATGGACCCGGCGAAGTCGGCGAACTCGAAGGACTTCGAGATGCCGTCCTTCGCGGTGCCCTCCCAGCCGTGGAGGCGGTCGAGCTCGTGGTGCAGGGCGTCCGGGTTCAGCACGTCGACCATGTCAGGTGTCCTTCGTCCGGTCAGGATGTGGCCCCGGATGTTCCCGTTGCCGCGTCCCCCAATGCCTCGGCGAACTCGTCGGCGAGCAGCTCCCACTGCCACTGACGCAGGTCGAGGCCGGCGCGGAGCTCTTCGACC
It encodes the following:
- a CDS encoding 4a-hydroxytetrahydrobiopterin dehydratase; this encodes MVDVLNPDALHHELDRLHGWEGTAKDGISKSFEFADFAGSIAFVNRLAEHAEQVGHHPDLAISWDTVTVTYITHSAGGVTQADIAQAREVDGLAV
- a CDS encoding TrkH family potassium uptake protein — translated: MLFRPDRRDFSLIGFYTGKVLFGVGVAMLIPAVMAVALGERNELYAFLLAAALAISVGRTTELLLYTWEPMSTSHGLATVALSWLLAPIFAGLPLLLSGHYASYLDAYFESMSGFATIGLTLANDLDHMARSVNLWRHLMQFIGGQGIVVVVLTILASAGGRIGYLYTGEGREEKILPNVIRTSRFIWRVALIYALIGTTLLWIALVGAGLQPSTALYHGANLFMAAFDTGGFATQSSSVAFYRSVYVEAVLLPIMTAGAFSFALHYQLWLGRRSELVYNIETRTIATSTLIMFAILAVGLARTGTFTEPGVMMRQGFFQVVSAHTTTGLATVPGRLYVTDWGVLAPAVLVTAMAFGGMAGSTAGGIKAMRIGLILKGVIRDVQKVLLPEDAIVVTTFHSSGRKTLTDNQVRAAATILLLWLVLYFTGGLLGLFYGYELQLTLFESTAAASSGGLSVGLVRPDLEWPLKVVYTAQMVIGRLEFIAVFTLLGYLLAIVRGRV
- a CDS encoding TrkA family potassium uptake protein: MHVIIGGCGRVGAQLAEQLARGGHDVVVIDADPEAFDRIGSAFNGETLIGNIINKDTLQSAGIDNANALAAVTNLDNANLMAVQIARELFDVRVTVARLFNPQREESYRKIGVTYVSGTRLVARAIMKQLDIDTFPPHVGFTQGEVDIVELVVTEKGHGITVSEMQARGDLRIAAVERDGRTRIPAGRDRLVHDDLLVAAIRGGRTGRRARGLLTSPATSRRV
- a CDS encoding 4-hydroxy-3-methylbut-2-enyl diphosphate reductase, translating into MSATHPSTDAPPRMVLLAAPRGFCAGVDRAITIVELALDAHGPPVYVRHAIVHNTHVVADLEAKGAVFVEDESEVPEGALVVFSAHGVPPSVRVRSAERGLQMLDATCPLVTKVHYEAREYADRGYDIVLIGHAGHQEVIGTMGHAPDAIHLVETSEDVAALELDDPDRVAYISQTTLSVDDANRVIAALRQRFPNARGPRGDDICYATQNRQDAVRVLAERADLVLVVGSDTSSNSKRMVEVALEHGAPEARLIDTASALDPAWLDGVDTIGLTSGASAPEVLVDEVIRALMAQPRGASVEALDVVDEQMHFALPASLRRLQLAGTQ
- a CDS encoding TrkA family potassium uptake protein; translated protein: MYIVIAGGGKVGRSIAVDLLADHHEVTIIELIEDRCEELLRDHDLLVIHGDACEVRYLEQARLERADVFVATTHDDDDNFVACQLALASFSVPRAIARVNAPHNEEIFDRMNIEAVSTTSLISRLIREELTVGELIHLYTLRAGKVNLVEIDLPSAGRYRPRSVADLTLPRESVLVCIFRMVDGVEQVVIPRGDTKLLPGDQVIALTTPEFEDELRAAVLSDGWE